DNA from Rhinatrema bivittatum chromosome 16, aRhiBiv1.1, whole genome shotgun sequence:
catccaaaaaagaaaaaaaaaagggagcactaATGTTGAATAttcatcaatttaaaaaaaaatcactgttcatgataagatcatatcatgccggtttacagataacagggggtgcaaaaaactgttcttttaacaagtgcggaggaagcaaaagttacaataaaacagggttgtaGAACTGTTAGAAaatttcataaaataaataagcacttATAAATATCAAACTGACTACACAGAAAACCTTTTAGACAAGCACTATGTAGTACTACATAAAAGTCAATTAATATACACACAATGTGTCACCActcacataaatttaaaaaaaacaatattgtGCTGTACTATTTGAACAACGCAAAGGATAAATACAATGATTATAAACATATTGATTCAATATTACAATACCAAATGTGTAGAACCATTTTGAGAAAACTGACAATTATAATATCAAAGATATACTGTAATCCAATGGAATAATTAAGACAAAGATATATTTATATGAGATACCTTAACATTGGACTAAAAATTGATTTCTAGGCTGTCTTGTAGGAACTGACATTCTGTTCCTCATGTCAGAACAGAATGTGTGATAGTGTTGATATTTCTTATTAAAATTGCCTTATgaatttctccatcttatcgGTTTAATTCCTAACTCTCCTTCCTTCATTTATCTTATTCAATTCCTCCTTATAAAATCCATTCCAGTAAATGTAAGACCTATCCAAAACAGTACGATTTGTCTACCTGTCTAAAATTAAACACTAGCTTAGAGTCTGCCTACTGCAACTTCCAAGCGTTCCACCACCTCTAAAATTTTCTttgatcacttctcattctgtctatgCACAAAGAGGTGTCTGCACTTGTTACAGATCTTTAGTGtcatcaaggaaaaaaaaaaggcaatcttTATTCTTACCTTGTACCTCCTAATATCGCAGAGATATCGATTGAATAGAACCCACCCCAGGACCGACTCCTGAGATGAGGGAACAGACCACAGAATTCACCATCTCAGATGGTTTCCCCCAAGCCAATTTGAGGTAAAGCATGATCGAATTTCACCATCACCAAAGGCAACTATAATCAAACAGATTTCACCACATCCCCACCAGTTAACTGGAGAAAtattacaattttatttattcacttcATGTGTGGTGATGGGCATACACATTGAAACTCCGTATTGAGAATTAACCACAtttaggcttttctcccattctgagtgTCAGGGTGGAGGAAAGAgtagtaaattaggcccttaaTTACATATTTTGTTAGAATTATTATGTATGTGTTGCCGCTATCAGCCGCAAACTATGGCACAAGCgggctttaatttttttaaaaacaaatagaaCACCTACTGTTTCGCTCCAATATTTTGTTCTAAAGAGCAGGAGTTTCACGTTTTACCAAAATCATGATTCCCATTTCTTGCTGGTATAAGAAATTGGAAAAGAAATTGGAAAAGAAAGAGGACATCTACTTTAAAAAGTAATCTGCATTGGAAAGAGGCCATATTTTAATTTGATATTTTTAGGACAATTTTTGAGTTTTCTTCAAGAAAGGACTTTTCACATTCTATGCCTAGGTGAATGGGGAAATTAAAGATGGCAGAGTCTATTAGGGGCAAATACCAGAAAGAATTCCGAGTTTCTGGCTGTgtcactgaatatcccatgtaaattAAGTggacaagtttatctggctatacAAAGCTAAGTGGCAAGCTTTTAAATATCGACCCCGATTTGTATAGGAAAGAGACCAtagttttatatgatttttttggCTAATGTTTGCAAAATCCAGAATCATTAGGATTTTTTCAAAAGGGAGTTTTCACTTTCTGTGCCTGGGGGGTTGGGAAAATGGCAGAATTTATAAGAGGGGGACATCAGAGGAGGATTCACAaggcatggggtagattttaaaaggtgcgcacgggagtagatttgttcgcataacccggcgcgaacaaatctactcccaatattataacatgcacacacgctgccgcatgcaggttataaaatacagggtcggtgcgcgcaaggctgcgcaaaatcggcagcctgtgcacaccgagccacgcagccatcctccgtaccctccgaggccgctccgaaattggagaggcctcggagggaactttccttccggccctcccaccttcccctatctaacccaccccccagccctaactaatcccccctgtaacttgcgcgcgctggtcagctgccggcacgccatgttccagtccggggctggtccggaggccacggccaaaCCCCCGGAATGCCCTTGGGCCAGAACCAAGCCTGCGGCCCCACCACGGAATGccccccccgatgatgcgccagccACGATgtccccccccaggaaagccccaggacgtacacgcactgccgagcctatgcaaaataggctcggcgtgcgcagggggtggaaggggcagctttgaaaatctgccccacagtcttCAGTTTGATTTATTTCAGAATAGCTGATGTAAGAACTCCCCTGCAAGTTGTAAAATACCAAGGACCAAAATACAGAAATATTCTGGGTTTCTTGAAAGACAAGTGTTAATAACAGTAATAATAACAATACCCCAAAATGCGCAATATATTTTGTGTGCTCTGGAATATACAAGCAACTAAGAAAATACAATTTAGAAACAAGCAAATTTGCTTTTGGAAGTTAAATATTAATAGTTCTAACCTCCTAAATTTGggagttaatgtagctgggtaaGACTATATTCGGTGGTTTTCCAAGCACCTTAGCTTTCGGTTGAAAAGGAGTGAATGGGAAGACCGAGATAAGACTGGGAACTATGACAATACAAAAAGAAGTAAACTACATGAGTCTTCCAGCCCTTATCTGCTATTGTGTTCCATGTTTCTATTGTGGGTTAAAATTACTCACCTTACCAAACTCAAACTAAATTCAGATTTAACTTTGTACCTCAGGTATCAGAGGATGAAATGATTTGCCAAATAAGACAtcaatgggagaagcaggatttgaaccttggctaaCATGGTTATTAGCCTACTGGTCTAGCCACTAGGCTAATTCTCCACCCTGTGTTTTGAAGGTCCTCTGTTTGTCTAATTTATTGAGGTGTTAACATATTTCGTGGAACTATATTCCTAAAGCAAAATAAATGGAACCTAGGTTTCAGCGAAACATTACATTTCATCCATTACTGACTGACTTTTAATTTTAGAACATTTAACaaatattttacttttcctatCTTTCTGTCTCTACAGATCAATCATGCCGGCCTATAATCAAACACCTGTTACAGAATTCATACTCCTTGGGTTCCCCGGCTCACGGGAGGTACAGATATTATACTTTGTGATATTTCTGGTCATTTATATCCTGACCATCACAACAAACAGCATCATAATAGCCATAGTAAGCACTGATCCACACCTTCACAGTCCCATGTATTTCTTCCTAAGTAATTTTGCCTTCCTGGAAATCTGCTACACAACAACAACCATCCCGAAAATGCTCTCTAGCTTCCTAACAGGGAACAAAGCCATTTCCTACAGAAGCTGCATTGCACAGCTGTGTTCCTTTTATGTCATGGCATCCATGGAGTATATCTTGCTAACAGTAATGGCATTTGATCGATATGTCGCTATATGCTACCCCCTGCAGTACGGCACTATCATGAACAGTGGACTTTGTAAGCGGTTGGCAATTGGATCCTGGTCGAGTGGTTTTCTTAATGGATTGATCCTGTCAATCCCAGGATTCTTGTTCTCTTTTTACGGGTCCAATAAAATTGACCATTTCTTTTGTGATTTCATGCCGCTTGTGAAGCTGGCTTCTTCAGATACAGTTGCCATGGGAATTATTTTCATTTACGATGCATGGTTTTTAGTGTTGAGTTCTCTCCTCCTCATAGCCGTATCTTACTGCTACATTATCCTGACCATACTCCGACTCCCTTCTGCCACAGGACGGAagaaggccttctccacctgcgcTTCCCACCTCGCTGTGGTTCTGATCTTCTTTGGTACAGTTATTTTCTTCTATCTGAGGCTGAATCCCATGCAGTCCTTTGAAGTTGATAAGGCAGTGGCTTTGATTTTCTTAACTATAACTCCACTCTTAAACCCCTTGATCTACAGCCTTAGAAACAAAGAGGTGCTCAATGCCTTAAGAAGGGCATGGGGTAAGATCTCCAGCTGAACTGTTTCTCTCTCCTTGATACCCACTAATTGATGGTCTATGTTTGCTGACGTGAAATTTAGAATTCCTTGTTTATGTATCTAAACCTTACAGCAACTGGAAAACATGTTCAAAACCACTTTGCAGATGACCAAGTCTATTCCAGGCCCCAATAGACACCAGGGATTTCATTAGATACCAGCAACTTAATCAAATCTAGTAGCCCTCCAGGTGTGGAGGGCTACTAGAGACCAGGGACTTATGAAAGAGTATGTAAGGATCTCAGGGGAAGCTGGGGGTAGGAAGCTTTTGAAGAGTGGATAGAACCAGGAAGGGATTACTTTTTAAACAAGAGGGCTTTTGGGAATGGATGGGACATTGCCACATGGCATTAAAagtttgcatttttatttatttttattaccaCAGGGCTGCCTTAACAAGCAGCAGGGGCAGAAGTGCATGTGGGTCATCCAAGACTCCCCAGGGAATTTTTAAAACACGAGTCTGTAAACATGTCCAGGTATTCTAACAGGAGAAAACGTCAGAGTTGAAAAAAAAGGGGGCACCTCTGCggagatcacatcggtttacctGTTTAGTTGTCTTCATTTTTCAGAGTTCCCCTCTATATAAAAATATCTTTGGTCATTCAgccatttaaattttaaaaaactgtttGGGAACTTGTGCACGCACCATTTTTACAGCATCTGAAACTTTCCTCCCTTTGGACAACCCTTTTTCAACTCTGGCGTTTTCTCCTGATAGAATACCTGGACATGTTTACAGGCTCACgcgttaaacattttttttatacttgCAGCAGTTTTtctgggcctctgtccctcctgacgcagcccatgtggcgaaacacTGTCCATGTCGGGGGGGGACTGAAACCTTCGGTTTAGAATTTATGAATAAAAGGCAAAAAACACTTTATCTAAGGCTTCATTTTCCTTGATTAATTCACCACAAGGATCCATGACCTCTTTAGTGCTCTGCCACCTCCGTATATGGTTATTCACCACTAGTGTGTACCGCTCGTTGTCTCCACTTCCTATTGGCTGTTGATGAAACAAGAAGGGAACATATTTTCTATTTAATTTCAAAATGACTACTCACCCCTAGCAGACAATTATAATCAAAATTTGTGTTGAACTGATCTGACTAATCATGATCTATGACATATGTTACttaaataaaatgcagaaatgaAACTGATTGGTCAAGCTGTAATAAAATGTTGATGACATATTTTGTTTCATCATGCTTTCTTTGTATGTAGAAACATATATGTTTGACTCTATGTAATGGATTTTGGAACGCCCACTGAGAACCTGTTCGAAGTAGGGCCTTCTCCGTATAATATTGTAATATTACATGCAAAATAAATTTGGTAGCATTGTACTGGAACAGATTTTTCCTTGTCTTTATTTTTGTGGAACAaataagagggggaaaaaaaaactctcTACAAAGGTCGTTTCCCCATAATGGATCCCATTCATCAGAGTTTTCTGAGTTCTGTTATACAACCAACTTCTTATTCAGTTTATATACATTCTTCCAAATACTAGAATGTTTCCTGTACTGGATATGTGGGTACTGAAAGGATAAcgagtgttgttttttttcttcaatagTTTGAGCTTAACACCATGGTGGAAGCATGCACATTAACTTTACTCCATGCTTTGCCATATATTGGTGACAAGAAGAAAATCGATACTGCATATCAGAAGAGAGAAAATGAGGGTTATACACATGGTTAGAGCACTGGAGGTTTTAAAATGGGTAGAAAAGAGAGTTTCCTATAACTTCTTCAAGAAATCTCAGAGTATGGTAacagtgatttattttttaatatggaATATAGATATTTGTATTCACAaacttactgggtcattcatcaagccacaTTAGGGCACTAATGAAGAGATATTTTGcaatatacatgatattttgcatctccccactcAGATGCCCTTCCCTATTTCAATGACcttttttgcatgtgatttgcatgcatgaacaatgcaaatgcatgcagagaaggtcattactaggcaatctgattcaaatattttattgcaacCAACTGCAAAGGTGTTCATTCAAGATAAAATACCATCACCTCCTTGGTAAGCGTTAGATACGTGGCGAGTCACCCGGGATCCTAATGCAGGTACCGAAGCTCCCACTGAACATTTAAAGCGGCCAAGGAGAAAATATCCATGGCCAAATAGGGAGGTTAAGTAGAGAGGGGACAGTGTTGACCTCCCCATTTCAACCAGGGGCTGCCAGTCGAGTCAGCCCCAACTcacaaaaagagaaataaaagtttTAATTATGCCTGCTGTGGTGGCGGTACCCCAATATCCAAGCACCTCCCACAGCCCCCTGAGAATCATGTACATAACAGCCCATACTTTGGCCCCCACCAATGTTCATGTTCCCTACCCCTTCCCTACATTTACATAAGCATCCCCCTGATAGCAAAGACCTCTCACCCTTTATCCCCCAGCCCCCCAAGAACAAGATCCCCCTCCTCTGCCTCATGACAACAAAAACAGCCCCtgccccctggcccccccccccccaaggtctcAAAACCCTCAACaacaaaatccccccctccccctgcccccaggcatggtctgggtggtgCATGTGTGTTCCTGGCTGCTGGCTTGAAATTagagcataaatacttacgctCGTAGGCAGGAACCCTGGTCccttgctgcataactttacttctgcaatggatgacGTTTAAGTCatgaaataaagataaatagacagatcagcaggtttttaagggttggggataacaggggaaaagggaggctattaaactagaggggtttgaaAGTCTTATTTCTTACCTGGGTAAGAAAACTGGTAATGTTGTCTGCGTGTGTGAtttacaaacacccccccccccccccccccacacacacacacacacacacttacacggttgaagcggcatttgtgtgtgaggtaacctgcacggagcagaagttactacccttaacggaatgcatgagggtaacttgccaAGTGGGCTGGGTCCTATCCCAataccttaccccagtcacacaGCTGGGCAGGAtcaggtcagcgccattttggaaattgATGCCAAGCGGGACAGATGCAAGGATGCCCTCATCCCCGAGGCAGGATCCAGGAAAAGGTAAGGGGGCTATGGAGAGAGTCCAAGGACTTGAGAATCAGGGGGCCTGGGGGGGGTGTTATGGTTTAAGACCTTGGGAGGTCCATGGGGGGCTTATCAGTTTCAGGGGCTGGGATGTGGGGAGGGGGATCTTGCTAATGAGGAGCCAGTGGGGTGGGGGTTATAGTAGTgtacctcgggggggggggcggggatatGTAAATGTAGCTCAGGGTTGGGCAGGCCAACACGCACATAATTGTCTATTTTTGGGGAGCCAGGTCTGCCTTGGCTGCTGGccccagttgaattgggggtCAGCAttgacccccccccacacacactcaaccATCCCATTTGGCCACGTTTCTTTCCTTGGGGGGCCAGTGGGCCTTTAGGATGATAGCGGACCCATGAGTTTGGGGGTCGACAGCATTAAAGGGCTGCTCACTGCGATCTTTTGTATCACGTGTTTGGCCGCAGCACAAAGGAACACGCCATTGAGCCATGATGTCTTTTTGGAGGAGGGGGGGTCCTACTATCACAGCGACaccccccccatgcaaaaaaacatAGCAGCCTGATGAATCCAGGCATtaaggatgaattttcaaaagcttgcaATGCATAAAATTGGAAGCACTTGGGCGTGCACATACTAGAATTATTtgatttcatgcataaaatatatatatatgcactttaTAAAAATAGGTTTTAAAAGTGACTACCCACATTACACatgttaaaggtgaattttaaaaagagctGCTCATTCACAAATTAGCAGATGAACACACAAATTGTGTATACCCGTGTAAcagctattttaaaaacctcacACATATGCGTGTAAGTAATGGTGTGCGAATTAATTTGGGCCGGGGTGGGTCAATGGCATTCTGGGGGGAGGCcaacatttgtgtgcataagttacaattttataacctgcaaatgCAGCACGCTTAGCAGCCGATACCTGCGCATATTTAccttctgctatttatcaggcGTCAGCCAGAATAGAAttatttatagccaaatactgactggtGAGGGGGGGTCGGGATAAACTGAATGACCTTGCTCTTGGCCGACAACTCTGTGGTTTACGAGTGCTTTATTCTGTGTTTCATTATTTTTATGGTTTTTGTAGAATTTTAAGTGCTAAGGAGATCGCAAACAACATTTCTTttgtgtaaatgcttaaaattgggtgcacacacATGCGTGAACAGGCGTATTGTATGTAATGTGCATGCACTTGCATAGCTGTGTATACAGGCACACGCGTGCTTcctttaaagttatcctccctgtgtgtaCTGATGTACAAGTGTGTAGCTCCATGGCAGTGACAGCAGTATTTGATAAATCGTGCAGTTCCtgccacacattttataaaatacttgcttctctccagctcagAACAGAAAGGTGTTCTTTGGTAGCACAGTAGTGTGAAAATAGACCTTTGCTTACTGAATctcttgaaaattgctctcagaGAATTAAGGAAGTAAATTTTTACTCTCTAGAAGAATTAAAAATTCATGGTGAAGGGGGCACCCACATTAAGCTGAAGGGGATAGAGTGTTAAAAAATAACGGGCAAATTATTTTTCACCGATAGTGGAGCGGGGAACAGGCTTCCAGGGAATATTATTGGAGTGAAAACTGTGGCAACGTTCAACTCTATATAGGACAGGTAGAGACGAATCAGAGATAGGGGAGCGAGAACTCCAAAGTGAATAAAACTTGTGAGAAATACTTTGAATACTTTAAAAACTCTTCACTTCTGATGAGGAAGGTAATTCTAGTTATTTCATGTCAAAGTCCCAAGTCAATATTTCCTGAGCACTCAGCATTCAAAGCTCTTGGGTGTCTTTCACAAGACATGAAATTTTAAATTTCTCACTCCTGCATTATATAAATCTTTGGGATCTCAATAGGACTGAGGACTAAACATCTCTGCTTTTCCACTATCTGCATCATTTCTCTGACTCCACAGGTATCGGAAGATCCACAACAAGGCAAACACAGACTGCATCAAAGAGGACTGACTAGAAcaggagagaaaggtgaggcatttGGAAAGTACCTTTAGAgcacaatatataaaataaagtgtGA
Protein-coding regions in this window:
- the LOC115077305 gene encoding olfactory receptor 6F1-like — its product is MPAYNQTPVTEFILLGFPGSREVQILYFVIFLVIYILTITTNSIIIAIVSTDPHLHSPMYFFLSNFAFLEICYTTTTIPKMLSSFLTGNKAISYRSCIAQLCSFYVMASMEYILLTVMAFDRYVAICYPLQYGTIMNSGLCKRLAIGSWSSGFLNGLILSIPGFLFSFYGSNKIDHFFCDFMPLVKLASSDTVAMGIIFIYDAWFLVLSSLLLIAVSYCYIILTILRLPSATGRKKAFSTCASHLAVVLIFFGTVIFFYLRLNPMQSFEVDKAVALIFLTITPLLNPLIYSLRNKEVLNALRRAWGKISS